From Paenibacillus polymyxa, the proteins below share one genomic window:
- a CDS encoding glycosyltransferase family 4 protein: MSYNNGFRIAATGLSWPSLQPGGLNTYFKSICEQLTLERNTLDALICSDEQPQAPERIRIHSIGSKQQSIWKRRELMQKYAAELFDKQPIDVLYSHFAPYSVGPALEAKKRGIPVVTTFHGPWTEEMKIEGQGIKHFLKTTLAKSIEMKAYGLADKFIVLSETFRDILHEHYKVPLSKIHIIPGAANVERFHPAEDQEAVRKRLNLPQNATIVLTVRRLVNRMGLLQLLEAWRRVTERHPDHLLLIGGKGPLMEELASKVAEYNLHNHVRLLGYVSDEELPLYHQASNLFVVPTQALEGFGLITVEAMASGLPVLATPVGGNKEILRGFRPELLFQGTDSEAIAAGLLRVLDHRELLPNARECRDHVLSRYTWGHVAEQVEEVFRQVLDRKAAAK, from the coding sequence ATGTCGTACAATAACGGATTTCGTATTGCGGCAACCGGGCTGAGCTGGCCGTCCTTGCAGCCAGGAGGTCTCAACACATATTTCAAATCCATCTGTGAGCAGCTTACGCTAGAGCGCAATACGCTGGATGCTTTAATCTGTAGTGATGAGCAGCCTCAGGCGCCTGAACGTATTCGTATTCATTCAATTGGTAGCAAGCAGCAATCCATCTGGAAGCGTCGAGAGCTGATGCAAAAATATGCAGCAGAGCTATTCGACAAGCAACCGATAGATGTGCTGTATTCCCACTTTGCTCCCTATAGTGTCGGACCGGCACTGGAGGCGAAAAAAAGAGGAATCCCGGTCGTTACTACCTTCCACGGACCGTGGACGGAGGAAATGAAGATTGAAGGACAGGGAATTAAGCATTTTCTTAAAACGACGTTGGCCAAATCCATTGAAATGAAAGCTTATGGTTTGGCGGATAAATTTATAGTGCTAAGCGAGACTTTTCGGGATATTTTACACGAGCACTATAAAGTTCCACTTAGTAAAATTCATATTATTCCTGGTGCGGCGAATGTAGAAAGGTTCCATCCGGCAGAGGATCAGGAGGCCGTACGGAAGCGGCTGAATTTGCCGCAAAATGCGACGATTGTGCTAACCGTTCGTCGTCTTGTTAATCGCATGGGACTGCTACAGCTGCTCGAAGCATGGCGGCGAGTAACCGAGCGACACCCTGATCATCTGCTGCTGATTGGTGGGAAGGGCCCCTTGATGGAGGAATTGGCTTCCAAGGTGGCGGAATACAATCTTCATAATCACGTAAGATTGCTTGGTTATGTGTCGGATGAGGAGCTGCCCCTGTACCATCAAGCCTCGAACTTGTTCGTTGTGCCAACACAGGCACTAGAGGGTTTCGGTCTGATTACAGTCGAGGCGATGGCCTCGGGACTACCGGTGCTGGCCACTCCTGTAGGCGGCAACAAGGAAATCTTAAGAGGATTCCGTCCTGAGCTTTTGTTTCAGGGGACGGACAGTGAAGCCATTGCTGCTGGGCTGCTGCGTGTGCTGGATCATCGTGAACTTCTACCGAATGCACGGGAATGCCGGGACCATGTCCTGAGCAGATACACATGGGGACATGTAGCGGAGCAGGTAGAAGAGGTATTCCGACAGGTCCTTGACAGAAAGGCGGCGGCGAAATGA
- a CDS encoding glycosyltransferase family 2 protein produces MNHMSSVPADNRISVVIIAQDDGTRITAAIKSCQPFADDIVVIDGGSKDNTIQVAESLGCRVFSNPWPGYAKQRMFGVDKAEFDWIFLIDTDEVVDAELLGDLLKVKETLHDPAKAYSVFRIGDFLGKWMNKGEYLVRLYNRRIYGITNSLVHEMPDVASSQIINLEGVLWHYGFRSISDHMTRFNKYTDLEAETAFNKGRSFRITRLLWRPPARFVQKYFVQGLYRKGLAGFAVAVFWVMYEFLVCFKHYELTKRRKKIEVVDGGQTEQKGETSYVVQ; encoded by the coding sequence ATGAACCACATGTCTAGCGTTCCCGCGGACAACCGGATATCCGTAGTTATTATCGCTCAGGATGATGGCACTCGAATTACAGCCGCCATTAAATCCTGTCAGCCCTTTGCGGACGATATCGTCGTCATTGACGGAGGGAGCAAAGACAATACGATTCAGGTAGCTGAATCATTGGGCTGTCGGGTGTTTTCCAACCCATGGCCTGGTTATGCCAAACAGCGCATGTTTGGTGTTGATAAAGCGGAATTTGATTGGATTTTCCTGATTGATACAGACGAAGTAGTGGATGCAGAGTTGCTTGGTGACTTGTTGAAAGTAAAGGAAACGCTCCACGATCCGGCCAAAGCCTATTCTGTATTTCGCATTGGCGATTTTCTCGGCAAATGGATGAACAAAGGCGAGTATTTGGTTCGTTTGTACAATCGGCGAATTTATGGCATTACGAATAGTCTTGTTCATGAAATGCCGGATGTAGCCTCTTCCCAGATCATCAATCTGGAGGGCGTGCTATGGCACTATGGCTTCCGCAGCATCAGCGATCATATGACCCGTTTTAACAAATATACGGATCTGGAAGCAGAGACGGCATTTAACAAAGGAAGATCCTTTCGGATTACCAGACTGTTGTGGAGACCGCCTGCCCGCTTTGTACAGAAGTATTTTGTTCAAGGCTTATACCGCAAGGGGTTGGCGGGTTTTGCCGTAGCCGTTTTCTGGGTGATGTATGAGTTTCTCGTCTGCTTCAAGCATTATGAGTTAACCAAGCGGCGAAAAAAGATTGAAGTTGTAGATGGCGGACAAACCGAGCAGAAAGGAGAAACCAGCTATGTCGTACAATAA
- a CDS encoding lipopolysaccharide biosynthesis protein produces MQNLQALSAPVRTLWSTVIRFAKSKDNSSAAVKTMIFSMLILVVNMLTGVLTARFLGPTGRGEQTAMVNWSQFLAFCMSFGVPSALIYNAKRKPEETGKLYGLALLLATVFGGMATLVGVFLIPYWLRSFSSSVILFAQCSMMMCPLIAISQINNALLQVRSEYKQYNLFRYLVPLSTLLGLAILTLTGTMNPYTSALAYLLPGLPIYIGVTIRMIRLYKPKVKNSWTQFKNLFTYGMGSYGNDLMGQVSTYIDQILIAGLLRPADLGLYAVAVSLARMVNVFSTSIIVVLFPKASGLDKEEAVAITFRAFRVTSTATFLAAVMLMLVAPFVFTLLYGQEFKQALTVFRFLVLEVAISGGTMVLAQQFMALGKPKLVTILQGVGLALVIPLLSILVPRYGLTGAGIAMLSSGILRFVFILCNVKFVLKMKIPRLLISKQDFQWLRSTMSHYIRKKPVNG; encoded by the coding sequence GTGCAAAACTTACAAGCATTATCCGCACCTGTCCGGACACTATGGTCCACGGTGATTCGGTTTGCCAAAAGCAAGGATAACAGCTCTGCAGCAGTAAAAACGATGATATTCAGTATGCTGATTCTCGTCGTGAATATGCTGACTGGTGTGCTGACGGCACGATTCTTGGGTCCTACTGGACGCGGAGAACAGACAGCGATGGTGAACTGGTCCCAATTTCTTGCCTTCTGCATGAGCTTCGGTGTTCCATCTGCATTGATTTACAATGCCAAAAGGAAACCTGAGGAAACGGGTAAGCTGTATGGTCTGGCCTTGCTGCTGGCTACGGTATTTGGGGGAATGGCGACACTCGTCGGAGTATTTCTAATTCCTTATTGGCTGCGCTCTTTTTCTTCATCGGTCATACTTTTTGCGCAGTGTTCTATGATGATGTGTCCGCTCATAGCGATTTCACAGATCAATAATGCATTGCTTCAAGTTCGCTCGGAATATAAACAATACAATTTATTCCGGTACTTGGTACCACTAAGTACACTGCTGGGTCTGGCGATTCTGACCCTGACGGGGACGATGAATCCGTACACCTCAGCATTGGCTTACTTACTGCCAGGCTTGCCGATCTATATCGGTGTCACGATACGAATGATTCGGCTGTACAAACCAAAGGTGAAGAACAGCTGGACGCAATTTAAAAATCTCTTTACCTACGGTATGGGTTCATACGGGAATGATCTCATGGGGCAGGTTTCCACTTACATTGACCAGATTTTGATTGCAGGTCTGCTCAGACCTGCTGATCTCGGTTTATATGCGGTAGCGGTCAGCCTGGCCCGGATGGTGAATGTATTTTCAACCTCGATCATTGTCGTGTTGTTTCCCAAAGCCTCTGGTCTGGATAAGGAAGAGGCAGTGGCCATAACATTCCGGGCATTTCGAGTGACTTCAACGGCAACCTTTTTGGCTGCGGTGATGTTAATGCTGGTTGCTCCGTTCGTATTTACATTGTTATATGGTCAAGAGTTTAAACAAGCGCTTACGGTATTCCGGTTTCTGGTGCTTGAGGTTGCTATCAGTGGAGGTACCATGGTGCTGGCACAACAATTTATGGCGCTGGGTAAGCCCAAACTGGTTACCATTCTACAGGGTGTCGGATTGGCGCTCGTCATTCCATTGCTGTCCATACTCGTGCCGAGATATGGATTGACGGGTGCAGGGATAGCAATGCTGTCTTCGGGGATTTTACGGTTCGTTTTCATTTTATGTAATGTTAAGTTCGTTCTAAAAATGAAAATTCCAAGACTGCTTATTTCCAAACAAGATTTTCAATGGCTCCGATCAACGATGTCACACTACATCCGGAAAAAGCCAGTTAACGGTTAG
- a CDS encoding O-antigen ligase family protein, which translates to MSRLADQQISFWLGSRRGIGMIGMGVLACMLPLAIGFVSAKMNPTTSQQGAILLAIVFPAFLLAILQSRLLISYTLVVWAVGPEIRRIADWLEGTYHSVSLLSVAPLLVSSMLIIPVLRGIHLAEKPLTRIAVFFGIELAYGSVVGLFKNGIVFAYDLANYVVPLLLLPYLAIKPMKAKELDRLLYSYANIAVLVAIYGIIQYLTVPPWDAFWMNHVEMNSIGVPEPLQIRVFSSMNSPGPCAIFLAMALVPMLMEKRWRGTLGWIGVLLTVVCLLVTLVRSAWLIAFVMLLAYILSSSSKGKWKTLFQLAIVGLLLYIIVPKLPGAEGLVARMQTLTDIQQDHSYNERLDLLHTMLPAITSNPVGQGIGSVGIGTKLDNGGDLGELGIMDNGYIAIFLTFGICGAFFFFGGLFVIIKRLLVRIAERNSSQPYIRLALATWAGAVASLISDNGFPGMRGYLIWMMIGIGLWAKDVIAERR; encoded by the coding sequence ATGAGTCGGTTGGCAGATCAGCAGATTTCCTTCTGGCTAGGAAGTCGGCGTGGAATCGGCATGATCGGCATGGGGGTGCTGGCTTGTATGCTACCACTCGCCATCGGATTTGTCAGCGCCAAGATGAATCCCACCACGAGCCAGCAGGGAGCCATATTGCTGGCGATCGTTTTTCCAGCCTTCCTGCTGGCGATCTTGCAATCACGGCTATTGATTTCTTACACATTGGTGGTGTGGGCAGTAGGCCCGGAAATCCGCCGCATTGCAGATTGGTTGGAGGGAACGTATCACTCGGTTTCCTTATTGAGCGTGGCGCCGCTGCTGGTAAGCAGCATGCTGATCATTCCTGTGCTGCGGGGTATTCATCTGGCGGAAAAGCCATTAACCCGGATTGCTGTATTTTTCGGCATAGAGTTGGCCTATGGAAGTGTGGTCGGGTTATTCAAAAATGGTATTGTTTTTGCTTATGATTTGGCCAATTATGTGGTTCCATTGCTTCTATTGCCTTATCTTGCGATTAAGCCTATGAAAGCCAAGGAGCTGGACCGACTGCTGTATTCATACGCCAACATTGCTGTTCTAGTAGCGATATACGGCATTATTCAGTACTTGACGGTGCCTCCTTGGGATGCATTTTGGATGAATCATGTGGAAATGAATTCCATTGGCGTGCCAGAACCGCTTCAAATTAGAGTGTTTTCTTCCATGAACTCGCCCGGCCCATGCGCTATTTTCCTGGCAATGGCACTTGTACCAATGCTGATGGAGAAACGGTGGCGAGGCACATTGGGATGGATTGGAGTCCTGCTAACAGTCGTTTGTCTCTTGGTCACGCTCGTACGTTCAGCCTGGCTGATTGCATTCGTCATGTTGCTGGCTTACATCCTCAGCTCATCCTCCAAAGGAAAGTGGAAGACCCTGTTTCAACTTGCTATCGTCGGTCTTCTTCTCTATATCATCGTTCCAAAACTTCCGGGGGCAGAAGGTTTGGTGGCTCGCATGCAGACGTTGACAGATATTCAACAGGATCATTCGTACAATGAACGTTTGGATCTACTGCATACAATGCTTCCGGCGATTACTAGCAATCCGGTCGGGCAGGGGATCGGGAGTGTAGGTATCGGAACCAAGCTTGATAACGGCGGCGATCTCGGTGAACTTGGGATTATGGATAATGGATATATTGCCATTTTCCTCACCTTCGGTATTTGCGGAGCATTCTTTTTCTTCGGTGGTCTGTTCGTTATCATCAAGCGCCTTCTCGTCCGTATTGCCGAACGGAATTCCAGTCAGCCTTATATCAGACTGGCGTTGGCTACATGGGCCGGAGCTGTAGCCAGTCTCATATCGGATAATGGTTTCCCCGGTATGCGCGGCTATTTGATCTGGATGATGATCGGAATAGGACTATGGGCAAAAGATGTCATCGCGGAAAGAAGGTAA
- a CDS encoding WecB/TagA/CpsF family glycosyltransferase, with amino-acid sequence MSRVNMFDVNFDNYDFNDLLEFIDTSIEHQRHSYILTCNVDHVIKLRKDDEFRKVYSDAGAVVADGMPIIWASKLLKKPLKQKVSGSDLFTRLGEAFEDRGYRLFFLGAADGIPEKAMLNLQESYPNMNVVGCYSPSYGFEKNEEENRYIIQLLQEARPDIVFVGVGAPKQEKWIYRYYETYRAPVSIGVGATFDFLSGNVKRAPELMQKTGFEWFWRLSQEPKRLWKRYLIEDSQFLVLLFKEMFKRKRMKGGQG; translated from the coding sequence ATGAGCAGAGTGAACATGTTCGATGTCAACTTTGATAATTACGATTTTAATGATCTACTCGAATTTATAGATACTTCTATTGAGCATCAGCGTCATTCCTACATTTTGACCTGTAATGTCGATCATGTGATCAAGCTTCGTAAGGATGATGAATTCCGCAAGGTGTATTCGGATGCCGGAGCTGTAGTGGCCGATGGAATGCCTATCATTTGGGCGTCTAAGTTGCTGAAAAAGCCCCTCAAACAAAAAGTGTCAGGGTCCGATTTGTTCACCCGGCTGGGAGAGGCTTTTGAGGATCGGGGCTATCGCTTGTTTTTTCTGGGTGCAGCTGACGGTATTCCTGAGAAGGCTATGCTTAATCTCCAGGAATCCTATCCAAACATGAATGTAGTAGGCTGCTATTCTCCTTCTTATGGTTTTGAGAAAAACGAAGAGGAGAACAGATACATTATCCAGTTGCTTCAAGAGGCTCGCCCAGACATCGTTTTTGTAGGTGTAGGAGCACCGAAGCAGGAAAAATGGATTTACAGATATTATGAGACTTACCGCGCTCCAGTTTCGATTGGAGTGGGAGCGACCTTTGATTTCCTGTCGGGAAATGTAAAGAGAGCACCGGAGCTGATGCAGAAGACAGGATTTGAATGGTTTTGGAGGTTGTCTCAGGAGCCTAAACGATTGTGGAAAAGATATTTGATTGAGGATTCCCAGTTCCTCGTTCTGCTGTTTAAAGAGATGTTCAAGCGGAAGCGGATGAAGGGAGGCCAGGGGTGA